The Prunus persica cultivar Lovell chromosome G8, Prunus_persica_NCBIv2, whole genome shotgun sequence genome includes a region encoding these proteins:
- the LOC18767686 gene encoding uncharacterized protein LOC18767686: MALENCLQLSTVCTTRVGAAQCYQPFSSRERLIVPTCNGLKKSVLKFSSSSSFAPSNKSHRSRFICKAREAVNEVQVVNDSSWNNLVIASEDPVLVEFWAPWCGPCRMIAPVIDELAKEYAGKIACFKLNTDDSPNIATQYGIRSIPTVLFFKNGEKKESVIGAVPKSTLSATIEKYVDL; encoded by the exons atggCTTTGGAAAACTGTTTGCAACTAAGCACAGTGTGCACTACAAGAGTTGGTGCTGCACAATGCTATCAGCCATTTTCTTCCAGGGAAAGGCTTATTGTGCCAACCTGCAATGGATTGAAGAAATCTGTTTTGaaattctcttcatcttcatcttttgCTCCTTCCAATAAATCCCACAGATCCCGCTTTATTTGCAAGGCTCGTGAAGCTGTGAATGAAG TTCAAGTGGTGAATGATTCAAGTTGGAATAACCTGGTGATTGCAAGTGAGGACCCAGTTCTGGTAGAATTTTGGGCACCGTGGTGTGGACCATGCAGGATGATTGCCCCAGTGATCGACGAACTGGCGAAAGAGTATGCTGGGAAGATAGCATGTTTCAAGCTCAATACTGATGACAGCCCTAACATTGCCACTCAATATGGCATAAGGAGCATACCAACTGTGCTTTTCTTCAAGAATGGAGAGAAGAAGGAGAGCGTTATTGGAGCAGTGCCCAAGTCCACCTTGTCTGCCACCATAGAAAAATATGTAGATCTTTAA